The Haloferax volcanii DS2 DNA segment TCAGTCCAGCGTCAGGTGTTCGCACAGGCCGTCGAGCCCGGATTCCTCGTGAATCCGCCGCTGGACGGCGGTTCCGGATTCGGCGTCGAGAAGCGACCGGAGGCCGTCGACGCCGAGGCGGTCGGACTCGGTTTCGACGAACGAGACGAGGCTCACCACGCCCTCGGAGTCGGGGGCGATGAAGTCCGTGTCCCGGCCGTAGCGGGTCGCGCGCCACTTGTTCTCGTCGAGGAGTTCTCGGCGGACCGACGTTCCCGACTCGCCGGCCTCGTAGCGGTCGGCGAGGTCCAACACGAGCGCGTGGACGTACTCGACGAAGTCGGTGACGCGTTCGGGGTCGGTCTGGGCGTCGGGGGTGCGGATTTCGACCGTCCCGTGGCCGGTGTGGGGGCGCACGTCGTACCAGAGTTCGCCCCGGTCGTCTATCGAGCCGTACTCGACCATCCGGCGCTCGAAGCGCTGGAACTCCTCGAAGTCGTCGAAGGCGGTCGGCATGCCGGTGTTCGGGAGGTTCTCGAACACCTTGGCGCGGGCGGAGGCGAGACCGGTGTCGAAGCCGTTCCAGAAGGGAGAGTTCGCAGAGAGCGCGAGCAGGGGAGCGAGATACCAGCGGAGTTCGTTGGCGACCCAGACGGCCTTGTCCGCGTCGTCGACGCCGACGTGGACGTGGAGGCCGGCGGTCGTGTTCCGGTGTTGGGGGTACTGAATCCGGTCGAGTTGCGCCTGATACCGGGGTTTGGTCGCGTGGTCGAGTTCGCGCCACTTGGCGGCGGGGTGGAGCCCGGCCGCGGCGATGCGGTAGCCGTGGGCCGCGGCGTGGTCGACGAGCGCCTCGCGGACCGTCGAGACGGCCGCGCCGGCCTCGTCGGGGTCCTCGATGAGCGGCGTCTGCGTCTCGATAGTGAACTGGAACAGCTCGTGGTCGAGCCGTCCGGCGAGCGGTTCGGGAGGTTCCGGTCCGTAGACTAAGTCGTCGATACCCGAGGTGGGGCGGCCGTCGGCATCGACGATGTAGAATTCCTCTTCGACGCCGAGCGTCCCCATTCGG contains these protein-coding regions:
- a CDS encoding glutamate--cysteine ligase; amino-acid sequence: MELGSADAFDRMGTLGVEEEFYIVDADGRPTSGIDDLVYGPEPPEPLAGRLDHELFQFTIETQTPLIEDPDEAGAAVSTVREALVDHAAAHGYRIAAAGLHPAAKWRELDHATKPRYQAQLDRIQYPQHRNTTAGLHVHVGVDDADKAVWVANELRWYLAPLLALSANSPFWNGFDTGLASARAKVFENLPNTGMPTAFDDFEEFQRFERRMVEYGSIDDRGELWYDVRPHTGHGTVEIRTPDAQTDPERVTDFVEYVHALVLDLADRYEAGESGTSVRRELLDENKWRATRYGRDTDFIAPDSEGVVSLVSFVETESDRLGVDGLRSLLDAESGTAVQRRIHEESGLDGLCEHLTLD